The region AGCCCATATTCAGGCTTTGACCGTGCTGTATCCAGAACTGGCAGAGTTTGAACTTGGTATTTTCAATATAGGCATAATCTTCTGGTTGCGGGAATTCCGGTCCAATACGGAAATCAATGGCAGAGTTATACAGGTGACGTGAAGAGTTGGCACCACCGGCACATTTATTGAGTGGCAGATCACGGTAAACTGAGGTCACTTCAAAATCATTGAGGATATTCGCTGCAACCAGATATTTAAATACACGTAAGGTTGGTAACTGATTGTTCCATAGCTCACGGCTTGGCACCATATATTGTGATCCACCACAACGTGACCAATCACGTGCAGTACGCATCAATTCAAAACTTGGAATAATATTGCCTACCGCGTTGCGTTCTAAAAATACCTCATACTCACGTACACGAGAGAGGTTATTTGCTACGGCTGCCCAGTTGGTATAGGCAAAAGGAATACTTTTAGGCAGCACCTTACGGTCAACCTTAACCCGTTCCTGAGGAATGTAAATCCGTTTTCCATCTGGTGAGGTCATTGGTTTTTTTGTCGCAGTGGTACAGCCCACCATGACAAAAGGGATCATGCTGAGACCCAATAATCCCTTGTAAAAATGCTTCATTATTAGAAATCAGGTATTTATAAAATAGCGCTATTTTAGTCCACTTTTGCGAAGAAATTCAGGATAAATTGCAATGAAATGTGTGCATCAGGTATAAAAAAAGACCAGACTATGCTGATCTTTTTTGGAGGTTTGAAAATTACTTTTCAAGATATTGCAGTTTATCTGCCTTACCGTTCCATTCTTCACGGTCAGCTGGCTGATCACCAATTTGAGTGATATTCGGCCATTTTTGAGACAGCTCAGCATTCAATTCGATGAATACTTCCTGGCCCTCAGGTAACTCATCTTCAGAGAAAATTGCATTTGCAGGACATTCTGGTTCACATAACGCGCAGTC is a window of Acinetobacter sp. ASP199 DNA encoding:
- a CDS encoding D-Ala-D-Ala carboxypeptidase family metallohydrolase — encoded protein: MKHFYKGLLGLSMIPFVMVGCTTATKKPMTSPDGKRIYIPQERVKVDRKVLPKSIPFAYTNWAAVANNLSRVREYEVFLERNAVGNIIPSFELMRTARDWSRCGGSQYMVPSRELWNNQLPTLRVFKYLVAANILNDFEVTSVYRDLPLNKCAGGANSSRHLYNSAIDFRIGPEFPQPEDYAYIENTKFKLCQFWIQHGQSLNMGLGLYASGQIHIDTQGYRTWGPDLSRRSSMCNY
- the fdxA gene encoding ferredoxin FdxA; amino-acid sequence: MTFVVTENCIKCKYQDCVEVCPVDCFYEGPNFLVINPDECIDCALCEPECPANAIFSEDELPEGQEVFIELNAELSQKWPNITQIGDQPADREEWNGKADKLQYLEK